The proteins below are encoded in one region of Lagenorhynchus albirostris chromosome 7, mLagAlb1.1, whole genome shotgun sequence:
- the RPL7A gene encoding large ribosomal subunit protein eL8, translating to MPKGKKAKGKKVAPAPAVVKKQEAKKVVNPLFEKRPKNFGIGQDIQPKRDLTRFVKWPRYIRLQRQRAILYKRLKVPPAINQFTQALDRQTATQLLKLAHKYRPETKQVKKQRLLARAEKKAAGKGDVPTKRPPVLRAGVNTVTTLVENKKAQLVVIAHDVDPIELVVFLPALCRKMGVPYCIIKGKARLGRLVHRKTCTTVAFTQVNSEDKGALAKLVEAIRTNYNDRYDEIRRHWGGNILGPKSVARIAKLEKAKAKELATKLG from the exons CCGAAGGGAAAGAAGGCCAAGGGCAAGAAGGTGGCCCCGGCCCCCGCTGTGGTGAAGAAGCAGGAGGCCAAGAAGGTGGTCAACCCCTTGTTCGAGAAAAGGCCCAAGAATTTTGGCATTG GACAGGACATCCAGCCCAAAAGGGACCTCACCCGCTTTGTCAAATGGCCCCGCTACATCCGCCTGCAGCGGCAAAGGGCCATCCTCTATAAGCGGCTGAAAGTGCCTCCCGCCATTAACCAGTTCACCCAGGCCTTGGACCGCCAAACAG CTACTCAACTGCTTAAGCTGGCCCACAAGTACAGACCAGAGACAAAGCAAGTGAAGAAGCAGCGGTTGCTGGCCCGAGCTGAGAAGAAAGCTGCGGGCAAAGGGGATGTCCCCACCAAGAGGCCACCTGTCCTCCGAGCAG GGGTTAATACTGTCACCACCTTGGTGGAGAACAAGAAGGCTCAGCTGGTGGTAATCGCACATGACGTGGATCCCATCGAG CTGGTGGTTTTCCTGCCTGCCCTGTGCCGTAAGATGGGGGTTCCCTACTGCATCATCAAGGGCAAGGCCCGGCTGGGGCGTTTGGTCCACAGGAAGACCTGCACCACAGTGGCCTTCACACAAGTCAACTC GGAAGACAAAGGTGCTCTGGCTAAGCTGGTGGAAGCCATCAGGACCAATTACAACGACAGATATGACGAG ATCCGCCGTCACTGGGGAGGCAACATCCTGGGTCCCAAATCAGTGGCTCGCATCGccaagctggaaaaggcaaaggccAAAGAACTGGCCACCAAACTGGGCTAA